Proteins co-encoded in one Desulfitobacterium hafniense DCB-2 genomic window:
- a CDS encoding metal-sensitive transcriptional regulator: protein MDKKMEHCPACHDSNSQKSERLSHHNEKTIRELANRMNRIEGQIRGIKGMIENHAYCDDVLNQIASAQAALNGVSKLLLEKHMKSCVLEQLQEGNEQVIDELVKTMHRMMK, encoded by the coding sequence ATGGACAAAAAAATGGAACACTGTCCAGCTTGCCATGACTCAAATTCTCAGAAAAGTGAAAGACTAAGCCATCATAACGAAAAGACCATTCGTGAATTGGCCAACCGGATGAATCGCATCGAAGGTCAGATTCGCGGTATCAAAGGAATGATTGAAAATCATGCCTACTGTGACGATGTATTAAACCAGATTGCTTCGGCTCAAGCCGCTCTTAACGGAGTCTCCAAGCTTCTTCTGGAAAAACACATGAAATCCTGTGTGCTTGAGCAACTTCAGGAGGGCAACGAGCAAGTCATCGATGAGCTGGTCAAAACCATGCACAGAATGATGAAATAA
- a CDS encoding SMR family transporter, whose amino-acid sequence MLGQIIISVILGAFGQILVKIGAKNLELDFAPENLLRSLGAIMQNFPVMSGLFLYGVSFILWIKVLTKTELSYAYPFVSLGYIFIMAFSVMVFKENISFYRVLGTVLVIVGVIFISRS is encoded by the coding sequence ATGTTAGGGCAAATTATCATCTCGGTGATTCTGGGAGCATTTGGCCAGATCCTCGTAAAAATCGGAGCAAAAAATCTTGAACTGGATTTTGCTCCTGAGAATTTACTGAGAAGCCTCGGTGCAATTATGCAAAACTTCCCGGTGATGTCGGGGCTGTTTCTCTACGGGGTAAGCTTCATATTATGGATTAAAGTGTTGACTAAGACGGAATTAAGCTATGCGTACCCTTTTGTTAGCCTGGGCTATATTTTTATCATGGCGTTTTCGGTTATGGTCTTTAAAGAGAATATTTCCTTTTACCGGGTGCTGGGAACGGTGTTGGTTATTGTCGGCGTTATTTTTATTTCCAGGAGCTAG
- a CDS encoding glycosyltransferase family 39 protein, with the protein MFWILLIGLLADALWVMLVPTVPFSDFSYYHHLATQIAAGGPWGDTYTSVGYPIFLGFFYKLFGSSLWVAKCLNIALSTTNNILVYFLLKKISIPGRLRNTFLLLFVLFPMNVYYNSLVASEILFTTGLLSVLLLYFSNLRWKYVGIGLLTGLNAMVKPFFPAFVLAVFLVEVLSERNFRQSLKRSGIVLLVALVVLSPWLYRNSKIFGEFCYISNNSGIVLYINNNSQNKVGGWMPAEDVADSLVKTPVYQEANALEKNKMLSAAAKEWIAGHPVEFVGLGIKRLARTFLFVGDINYALRGTALAVPSIQMFLAAPGSNWLSFFLFLTSELVRAPVFWLGCLGILSYSWRVLRGFFRSGGGGPRRINKEKLTLLITFLMFAGIYFITEGQSRYAFPTVMMLIYFALWRVYQWQDEMGE; encoded by the coding sequence ATGTTCTGGATTCTGCTCATTGGTTTGCTGGCTGATGCACTGTGGGTCATGCTGGTACCCACAGTGCCTTTTTCAGATTTCTCATATTATCACCACTTAGCAACCCAAATTGCCGCTGGCGGACCATGGGGTGATACCTACACATCTGTCGGTTATCCTATTTTCCTGGGATTCTTTTATAAGCTGTTCGGGAGTTCGCTCTGGGTTGCCAAATGTTTAAATATTGCCCTGAGCACAACAAATAATATCCTTGTCTATTTTCTGCTTAAAAAGATCTCCATTCCAGGGAGGCTGCGGAATACCTTCCTTTTGCTCTTTGTTTTATTCCCGATGAATGTTTACTACAATAGCTTAGTGGCTTCGGAAATTCTTTTTACCACAGGGCTGCTCTCGGTATTATTGCTCTACTTTTCCAATCTGCGTTGGAAGTATGTTGGGATTGGCCTGCTGACGGGACTCAATGCCATGGTGAAGCCCTTTTTTCCGGCCTTCGTTCTGGCCGTCTTCCTGGTCGAAGTTTTAAGCGAGAGGAATTTCCGGCAGAGTCTTAAGCGGTCTGGAATCGTGCTTCTCGTGGCGCTTGTGGTGCTATCCCCCTGGCTCTACCGAAATTCCAAGATATTTGGGGAGTTTTGCTATATTTCCAACAACAGCGGCATCGTTCTCTACATTAACAACAACTCTCAGAATAAAGTGGGAGGCTGGATGCCTGCCGAGGACGTTGCTGATTCTCTGGTTAAAACACCGGTCTATCAGGAGGCCAATGCCCTTGAAAAGAATAAGATGCTTAGCGCGGCAGCCAAAGAGTGGATCGCAGGCCATCCTGTTGAATTTGTCGGTTTGGGAATAAAGCGGCTTGCCCGCACCTTTCTGTTCGTCGGGGATATTAATTATGCCTTGCGAGGGACGGCGCTCGCAGTGCCGAGTATTCAAATGTTCCTTGCTGCTCCAGGGAGTAATTGGCTATCGTTTTTCTTATTCCTGACCTCCGAGCTGGTGCGGGCCCCCGTCTTCTGGCTGGGCTGCCTCGGCATACTAAGTTATTCCTGGCGGGTTCTGAGAGGCTTTTTCCGCTCGGGTGGAGGGGGACCAAGAAGAATCAATAAAGAGAAACTTACCCTCTTGATAACATTCTTGATGTTTGCCGGCATCTATTTTATCACAGAGGGGCAGAGCCGTTACGCTTTCCCAACGGTGATGATGTTAATCTATTTCGCCCTTTGGCGGGTGTATCAATGGCAGGATGAGATGGGGGAATAA
- a CDS encoding decaprenyl-phosphate phosphoribosyltransferase — MARLETLKDKKPDFDPQKKNTMQAIAQLVRPRQWVKNSFVFIGLLFTQNLNQHLILKVIIAAVAFCLVSSAVYVMNDFVDRDYDRNHPTKCKRPLASNRVTLSAAGSVFVLFLLGGLLLGWHVSKIAAGILVLYVAQNLAYTKGLKRIVLIDVFIIALGFMMRILMGTWGVGIPPSEWLLLCGFMVALFMGFGKRCSELNELSVDAGLHRPVLERYSPGLLNQLLGITAGGVIFTYSLYTLDSATVALHHTTNLIYSVPFVIYGIFRYLYLIHKGEAGDPSKLVTKDRHLIAVVMLWVLYVLWTLKLHDLVLGVL; from the coding sequence ATGGCCCGGTTGGAAACTTTAAAGGATAAAAAACCTGATTTTGACCCGCAAAAGAAGAATACTATGCAGGCAATTGCTCAATTAGTTCGTCCACGACAATGGGTTAAGAATTCCTTTGTCTTCATCGGTCTCCTTTTTACTCAAAACCTTAACCAACACCTGATTCTAAAGGTCATCATTGCTGCGGTGGCCTTTTGTCTTGTTTCCAGCGCAGTCTATGTGATGAATGATTTTGTCGATCGAGATTATGATCGGAATCATCCGACTAAATGTAAGCGTCCCCTTGCTTCAAATCGGGTGACCCTTTCTGCGGCAGGCTCGGTTTTCGTACTGTTTCTGCTGGGGGGACTTCTCTTGGGCTGGCATGTGTCAAAAATTGCTGCCGGAATTCTTGTTTTGTATGTTGCCCAGAATTTGGCTTATACAAAGGGGCTTAAGCGGATTGTGCTCATCGATGTATTTATTATTGCCCTGGGCTTTATGATGAGGATTCTCATGGGAACCTGGGGGGTGGGAATTCCCCCTTCAGAGTGGCTCTTATTGTGTGGCTTTATGGTAGCTCTTTTTATGGGCTTCGGAAAGCGGTGTTCCGAATTGAACGAATTGAGCGTGGATGCCGGATTGCATCGGCCTGTTTTGGAACGATACAGCCCCGGATTGCTGAATCAATTGCTGGGGATTACGGCCGGAGGGGTTATCTTTACCTACAGTCTATATACTCTCGATTCGGCAACGGTGGCTCTTCATCATACCACCAATCTCATTTATTCAGTGCCCTTTGTCATCTATGGTATTTTCCGCTATCTTTATCTTATTCATAAAGGTGAGGCCGGAGATCCATCCAAACTTGTCACTAAAGACAGGCATCTCATCGCGGTCGTTATGCTTTGGGTTCTCTATGTTTTGTGGACTCTTAAGCTTCATGATTTAGTATTAGGGGTGTTGTGA
- a CDS encoding YifB family Mg chelatase-like AAA ATPase gives MFAAVHGMAVSGIQAHLIRVEVDVSNGLPEFSIVGLAKAAVRESRERVRSAIKNSGFDFPLQRITVNLAPADLKKDGSSLDLPIAIGILAATGQCSFAGLSHTVFVGELSLEGQLRPVPGILAMAVSLAPHSDYDLIVPPENLPEANLIEEIKSGSAAYLAQLVHSLETDQLFGNPQAKSSSPEVTADHPIDLSSIRGQQQAKRALEIAAAGGHNLLLIGPPGSGKTMLAKAYAGILPPLTRSESLEVTKIYSIAGLLGHNGQLIRKRPFRQPHHSATVSGILGGGHDLKPGELILANHGVLFLDELPEFSRGVLESLRQPLEDRELTLTRQRGSVRYPARLSLVCSMNPCLCGWNGDSARVCTCTPWQISHYRGRISGPLLDRLDLHIEVPRVEFDELHRYPESETSADVQKRVLKARQCQWIRLGESRTNAEMSAGETSAFCRLDSTGEQLLRSVFDRQHLSARSHDRILRVARTIADLDSEDSILPRHLAEALQYRALDRPGAH, from the coding sequence ATGTTTGCTGCTGTTCATGGCATGGCGGTTTCCGGTATTCAGGCGCATTTAATACGGGTGGAAGTGGATGTCTCCAATGGTTTGCCTGAGTTCAGCATCGTTGGGCTGGCCAAGGCTGCCGTACGTGAGTCCCGGGAGCGGGTTCGCTCAGCCATCAAAAATTCAGGGTTTGATTTTCCCTTGCAGCGTATTACGGTTAATCTGGCTCCTGCTGATCTGAAAAAGGATGGTTCCAGTTTAGATTTGCCTATTGCCATCGGCATTTTAGCGGCTACCGGGCAATGTTCATTTGCAGGTCTTTCTCATACCGTCTTTGTCGGGGAGTTATCCCTTGAAGGGCAGTTGCGGCCGGTCCCCGGAATTCTCGCCATGGCCGTATCCTTAGCCCCGCACAGTGACTATGATCTAATCGTTCCTCCAGAAAACCTTCCTGAAGCTAACCTCATTGAAGAGATTAAAAGCGGCTCCGCAGCGTATCTGGCCCAGCTGGTCCATTCTTTGGAAACGGATCAACTCTTCGGCAATCCCCAGGCAAAATCCTCCTCACCAGAAGTAACTGCGGATCATCCTATCGATTTAAGCAGTATTCGGGGACAGCAGCAAGCCAAACGAGCCTTAGAAATCGCCGCTGCCGGTGGGCACAACCTTCTGCTCATAGGTCCCCCCGGCTCTGGTAAAACCATGCTTGCCAAAGCCTATGCAGGCATTCTGCCTCCTTTAACCCGCTCTGAAAGCCTGGAAGTCACAAAGATTTACAGCATCGCCGGCTTGCTCGGCCATAACGGGCAGCTTATCCGGAAGAGACCCTTTCGGCAGCCCCACCATTCGGCAACTGTAAGCGGAATTCTCGGTGGCGGGCATGATCTTAAGCCCGGTGAACTCATTCTTGCCAATCATGGCGTGCTCTTTCTGGATGAATTGCCGGAGTTTTCCCGGGGAGTCCTGGAATCTCTGCGTCAACCCCTGGAAGACCGGGAACTTACCTTAACCCGCCAGCGGGGCAGTGTCAGGTACCCGGCACGTTTGAGCCTCGTCTGCAGTATGAATCCATGTCTCTGCGGCTGGAACGGGGATTCAGCGCGGGTCTGTACCTGTACACCATGGCAAATCAGTCATTACCGCGGCCGGATATCCGGCCCCTTGCTTGACCGCCTTGATCTTCATATAGAAGTTCCCCGGGTGGAGTTTGATGAGCTCCACCGCTATCCGGAAAGCGAAACCTCAGCAGATGTTCAAAAACGTGTCCTTAAGGCCCGCCAATGCCAATGGATCCGCCTGGGAGAAAGCCGAACCAATGCGGAAATGAGCGCTGGGGAAACATCAGCTTTTTGCCGCCTCGACTCCACAGGTGAACAGCTTTTGCGCAGTGTGTTCGATCGTCAACACCTTAGCGCCCGCAGTCATGACAGGATTCTCAGGGTTGCCCGCACCATTGCCGATTTGGATAGTGAGGACTCTATCCTGCCTCGCCATCTTGCTGAAGCCCTTCAGTACCGGGCTTTGGACCGCCCTGGTGCCCACTGA
- a CDS encoding aryl-sulfate sulfotransferase codes for MNPIKSEQIPHIIHRQKDLEEAFLAEFSAGHYTLENPLVKLNPYDICPLTAMVLFETPVATEATIIVRGKEHPGDIRHTFPADKKHILPVYGLYADYENKIEIVLANGQKNTITLKTEPLHPDVPVATSIKTTPEYMGNNLMFLTAAMKAMPVGYDYAGEVRWYATRNFAFDLKRMPNGHILIGTERLVKLPYFTTGLYEMAFSGKIFKEYRLSGGYHHDQFVMEDGNILVLTFDFYSGTVEDMCVLLDAITGEILKSWDYKRVLPQDVAGSGSQDAHDWFHNNAVWYDKKTHSLSFSGRHQDVVINLDYDTGELNWIIGDPEGWPQDMVDKYFFTPVGEGEFDWQYEQHACVVLPDGDIMLFDNGHFRAKKKENYLPNGRNFSRGVRYRIDTEKMTIEQVWQYGKERGAEFFSPYICNVEYYNEGHYLVHSGGIGYENGETCEGMAVMKVLQPEFKDSVFTFNSITCELKDDVLMYELQVPANCYRAEKLPLYYAHETAELGAGEILGNLIETQETKMKIKAVETGERVPDHYEASITEEEDRVLFNAIFEAGEMAQLLLVDGDGGVKRYPVNTVPQAFQAMCVGTFQKADPRNIDVYINKTGLSGKYQVKLIAEEKLYETGVSITA; via the coding sequence ATGAATCCGATCAAAAGTGAACAGATTCCCCATATTATCCATAGACAAAAGGATTTGGAAGAAGCTTTTCTGGCTGAATTCTCAGCGGGTCACTATACGCTGGAGAATCCGCTGGTTAAGCTCAACCCTTATGATATTTGCCCCTTAACGGCCATGGTCTTATTTGAAACACCCGTAGCCACCGAGGCAACCATAATCGTTCGTGGCAAAGAGCACCCCGGAGATATCCGGCATACCTTCCCCGCCGATAAAAAACATATTCTGCCGGTTTATGGTCTCTATGCCGATTACGAAAATAAGATCGAAATCGTCCTGGCCAATGGGCAGAAGAACACCATAACCCTTAAGACCGAGCCCCTTCATCCCGATGTCCCGGTGGCCACCTCGATCAAGACCACCCCGGAATACATGGGCAACAACCTGATGTTTCTGACGGCAGCGATGAAGGCTATGCCTGTAGGCTATGACTATGCCGGAGAAGTTCGCTGGTATGCCACAAGGAACTTTGCCTTTGATCTCAAGCGTATGCCCAATGGACATATTCTCATTGGTACGGAGCGTTTGGTCAAATTGCCCTATTTCACCACAGGTCTATATGAAATGGCCTTTAGTGGGAAGATATTCAAAGAATACCGTCTATCCGGCGGATACCACCATGATCAATTTGTCATGGAAGATGGCAACATTCTGGTGCTTACTTTTGATTTCTACTCAGGTACGGTTGAAGATATGTGCGTGCTCCTGGATGCCATAACGGGAGAAATTCTCAAGTCATGGGACTATAAAAGGGTCCTGCCCCAGGATGTAGCCGGTTCCGGAAGCCAGGATGCCCACGATTGGTTTCATAATAACGCCGTTTGGTACGATAAGAAGACACACAGCTTAAGCTTCTCCGGTCGTCACCAGGATGTGGTGATCAACCTTGATTATGATACAGGTGAGTTAAACTGGATCATTGGGGATCCTGAAGGATGGCCCCAGGACATGGTGGACAAATATTTCTTTACCCCGGTTGGGGAAGGGGAATTTGACTGGCAGTATGAGCAGCATGCTTGCGTCGTTTTACCTGATGGGGATATCATGCTCTTTGATAACGGCCACTTCAGAGCGAAGAAAAAAGAGAATTACTTGCCCAACGGCCGGAATTTCAGCCGTGGTGTGAGGTACCGTATTGATACCGAAAAGATGACCATAGAACAAGTATGGCAATATGGAAAAGAGCGGGGCGCGGAGTTCTTCTCTCCCTACATTTGCAATGTGGAGTATTACAATGAAGGCCATTACCTGGTTCACTCCGGCGGCATCGGCTATGAAAACGGTGAAACCTGCGAAGGTATGGCAGTTATGAAAGTCCTGCAACCGGAGTTTAAGGATAGTGTGTTTACCTTCAATTCCATTACCTGTGAGCTTAAAGATGACGTGCTGATGTATGAGTTGCAAGTACCGGCCAATTGTTACCGGGCTGAAAAATTGCCCCTCTACTATGCCCACGAAACGGCTGAATTAGGTGCGGGCGAAATACTGGGCAATTTAATTGAGACCCAGGAGACAAAGATGAAGATCAAGGCTGTGGAGACAGGTGAAAGAGTGCCGGATCATTATGAGGCATCCATCACAGAAGAAGAGGATCGGGTTCTCTTTAACGCCATCTTCGAGGCCGGGGAAATGGCTCAGCTGCTTTTGGTGGACGGAGACGGCGGGGTAAAGAGATATCCTGTCAATACTGTGCCTCAGGCCTTCCAAGCCATGTGTGTAGGGACGTTCCAGAAAGCTGACCCCCGCAATATCGATGTTTATATCAACAAGACCGGATTATCCGGAAAATATCAAGTAAAGCTCATCGCAGAAGAAAAACTCTATGAGACCGGAGTGTCTATTACAGCTTAA
- a CDS encoding SLC13 family permease — translation MEPVAGADKVTASNKIILPNDKKVYIHCLIGLAIMAIFWFMAPIEPITPVGMKVVGAFLGMVYLWSAVGSLWPSLLGLTLIALSGYGGQGAVGFKAVFLNAFGADTVLLTLFAMVLFGAMDEAGCTKYIARWLLTRKIINGRPYAFMGVVWFTCYVISTLVSPITGLILMWPITLRIMDTLKIERGDKIWPFFFVGMFAVMTLGQPFFPFMGAQLIVVSAYGSMTGVPADLTPVPYVSYMALNFIMTMLLMVTYIIILKFILRPDVNKLKGVDADQLAREQPLPPMVWPQKTMMIMIPLYLIMLLVPSFLDKSNPVVNLLATLGPLGVTIVWIIFFCIIRYQGKEVLNFKEVSYKQFNWGIFFMIAAAVYGANALSNDATGVKDFLLNALNPILGGQSEMGFVAIMFTVALILTNFANNAAMAVVLMPVVLAFCDQMGLNPMPVAMGVTMMVFVAMLTPAASPHAGMMHGRTDIYKTGEILRLGFPICLVTLVYYIFIGYPLAKMLF, via the coding sequence ATGGAGCCTGTTGCTGGTGCTGACAAAGTTACTGCTAGTAACAAAATAATATTACCTAATGATAAAAAAGTTTATATCCATTGCTTGATTGGTTTGGCTATTATGGCTATTTTTTGGTTTATGGCGCCGATTGAACCGATTACGCCAGTGGGGATGAAGGTCGTTGGCGCTTTTTTGGGCATGGTGTATTTGTGGTCAGCAGTTGGCAGTCTGTGGCCAAGCTTGCTGGGCCTGACCCTGATTGCTTTATCCGGCTATGGCGGGCAAGGCGCTGTCGGCTTTAAAGCCGTTTTCCTCAATGCTTTTGGCGCGGACACGGTTTTGCTGACATTGTTTGCGATGGTTTTGTTTGGCGCTATGGACGAAGCGGGCTGCACCAAATACATTGCGCGCTGGCTGCTGACCCGGAAGATTATTAATGGCCGTCCCTATGCTTTTATGGGTGTAGTCTGGTTTACCTGCTATGTCATTTCTACCTTGGTATCGCCGATCACCGGTCTGATCCTGATGTGGCCGATCACCTTGCGCATTATGGACACCCTGAAGATAGAACGCGGTGATAAAATCTGGCCCTTTTTCTTTGTGGGAATGTTTGCCGTGATGACTTTGGGCCAGCCCTTCTTCCCCTTTATGGGCGCTCAATTGATTGTGGTAAGTGCGTATGGCAGTATGACCGGTGTTCCCGCTGATTTGACACCGGTGCCTTATGTATCTTATATGGCGTTAAACTTTATTATGACGATGCTGCTTATGGTCACGTATATTATCATTTTGAAATTTATCCTGCGCCCGGATGTCAACAAGCTTAAGGGTGTCGATGCTGATCAGCTGGCCAGAGAACAGCCGCTGCCGCCGATGGTTTGGCCCCAGAAGACGATGATGATTATGATACCGTTGTACCTTATTATGCTGCTGGTGCCGAGCTTCCTGGATAAAAGCAATCCGGTGGTAAACCTTTTGGCAACTTTAGGGCCTTTGGGCGTGACTATTGTCTGGATTATCTTTTTTTGCATCATTCGCTACCAAGGCAAAGAAGTATTGAATTTTAAAGAGGTTTCCTATAAACAGTTTAATTGGGGCATTTTCTTCATGATTGCTGCCGCAGTTTACGGTGCAAATGCCTTGTCCAATGACGCTACAGGCGTTAAAGATTTCCTGCTGAACGCGCTGAACCCGATACTGGGCGGACAGTCAGAGATGGGCTTTGTAGCCATCATGTTTACAGTGGCTTTGATCCTTACCAACTTTGCCAACAACGCGGCTATGGCAGTGGTACTGATGCCGGTAGTGCTGGCTTTCTGCGACCAGATGGGCCTGAATCCGATGCCGGTGGCCATGGGCGTGACCATGATGGTCTTCGTGGCTATGCTGACCCCTGCCGCTTCTCCTCATGCCGGCATGATGCATGGGCGTACGGATATCTATAAAACCGGTGAGATTCTGCGCTTGGGCTTCCCGATCTGCCTTGTCACTCTGGTATATTACATCTTCATTGGTTATCCTTTGGCCAAGATGCTGTTTTAA
- a CDS encoding LysR family transcriptional regulator has protein sequence MRVEQLDQIVKIHEHGSLSKAASALFISQPSLSVSVSRLEEELGLKIFERSNTGVAPTEQGEAALALARTILTLSEKIKGMMDGRKVLIRNLQMAIPGAFANAIAPDLLVKFHEIYPEVNLHIHEAPYYEIVENMDRGAYSIGVIPCGQDGKKDLLKQLNDVEIEWEIISGGQAKLLLFLSSKNPLADKERISFSDIKSMKMISYKENYIQTSRNLRCPLHKPIIVEDIELLKRLISADFGFSIFPEILAYNDLYMSSGRIKAIPMHELSEQWDIFILYSHHESLSFIERELLALVKELIRDNLISQIE, from the coding sequence ATGCGGGTAGAACAACTTGATCAAATCGTAAAAATTCATGAACATGGCTCCCTTTCCAAGGCGGCCAGTGCGCTTTTTATCAGCCAACCTTCATTAAGCGTATCCGTCAGTCGGCTGGAGGAAGAATTGGGACTGAAGATCTTTGAACGCAGTAATACAGGAGTTGCACCTACGGAACAAGGGGAAGCTGCCTTGGCGCTGGCAAGAACTATTCTGACCTTAAGTGAAAAGATCAAGGGCATGATGGACGGGAGAAAAGTTCTGATCCGTAATCTTCAGATGGCGATACCAGGAGCCTTTGCCAATGCTATAGCCCCCGATCTACTGGTGAAATTTCATGAGATCTATCCAGAGGTTAATCTGCATATCCATGAGGCTCCCTATTATGAAATCGTCGAGAACATGGATCGGGGAGCCTATTCCATAGGCGTTATACCCTGTGGACAAGATGGCAAAAAGGATTTACTCAAGCAGCTGAATGACGTGGAGATCGAATGGGAGATCATCTCCGGTGGTCAGGCTAAATTATTGCTTTTCTTAAGCAGCAAAAATCCTTTGGCAGATAAAGAGCGGATCAGCTTCTCCGATATTAAGTCCATGAAGATGATTTCCTATAAAGAAAACTATATCCAAACTTCGCGAAATTTAAGATGTCCTCTGCATAAGCCGATTATTGTTGAGGATATTGAATTGCTGAAAAGGTTGATCAGCGCTGACTTCGGGTTTTCTATTTTTCCGGAGATATTAGCTTACAACGATCTATACATGAGCAGTGGAAGGATTAAGGCCATACCCATGCATGAGTTAAGTGAGCAGTGGGATATCTTTATCTTATACTCTCATCACGAATCCTTGTCATTTATCGAAAGAGAATTGCTGGCATTAGTTAAAGAACTGATTCGGGACAACCTGATCAGTCAGATAGAATAA
- a CDS encoding LysR family transcriptional regulator, translating to MRIEQLQHIIEVNNKKSISEAAKTFFMSQPQLSHSMKNLEDELGYKLFRRNRGGLIPTCQGKEVVGLAREIINTIEELKSLASGEANLTGNLSLTLAPGAFNSFAGLLITRFNEKYPNVNLMITEDIGIAIVDKVAMGTCLMGVPVWTSNDDDTMRKLLDSNDLAYEEIIEDDLCLVIGKRHPLAAKESIELADLEGMTFVDYCGRYRNLLRNCGIDTAKREFLIVYNREVMKTIIAKNQGIAVFPRFFLHNDLFFEQELLSYRAIEKITDKVKMKMYLIYSRTEPLSHSAKQLKKMLSEIIAGNPS from the coding sequence ATGCGTATAGAGCAGCTTCAGCATATTATCGAAGTAAATAATAAGAAATCCATCTCGGAAGCGGCGAAAACTTTCTTTATGAGCCAGCCACAGCTTAGCCACTCTATGAAAAACCTGGAGGATGAGCTGGGCTATAAACTGTTCCGCCGCAACCGGGGAGGCTTGATTCCGACCTGCCAAGGGAAAGAAGTTGTGGGTTTGGCCCGTGAAATCATCAATACTATTGAAGAACTCAAATCTCTGGCAAGTGGTGAAGCCAATCTGACCGGCAATCTCAGTCTGACTCTTGCCCCAGGAGCTTTCAACTCCTTTGCCGGTCTTTTAATCACTCGTTTCAATGAAAAGTACCCTAATGTTAATCTAATGATTACTGAGGATATAGGCATTGCCATCGTGGATAAGGTAGCTATGGGGACCTGTTTAATGGGAGTGCCGGTGTGGACCAGCAACGATGACGATACCATGCGCAAGCTCCTCGACAGTAATGACCTGGCCTATGAGGAAATTATTGAGGATGATTTATGCCTGGTTATTGGTAAGCGACATCCTTTGGCCGCTAAAGAGAGCATAGAATTAGCTGATTTAGAAGGAATGACCTTTGTGGATTATTGTGGCAGGTATCGCAATTTGCTGCGCAATTGCGGAATTGATACGGCTAAGAGGGAGTTCCTGATTGTCTACAACCGTGAGGTCATGAAAACAATCATTGCCAAAAATCAGGGAATCGCCGTTTTTCCGCGTTTCTTCTTGCATAATGATTTATTTTTTGAACAAGAATTACTAAGCTATCGTGCCATCGAAAAGATAACCGATAAAGTTAAAATGAAAATGTACCTTATCTATTCCAGAACTGAACCTTTGTCTCATTCTGCGAAGCAGCTGAAGAAGATGCTCAGCGAGATAATTGCCGGCAACCCTAGTTAA